A single window of Legionellales bacterium DNA harbors:
- the fliO gene encoding flagellar biosynthetic protein FliO encodes MKSFFLLTVLFITEQVYASEPKLNLASTDFGAGKIIQAFIMLIFIIALILILAFFLKRSVLYRGAATGNLKIISTLPLGTKERIVLIQTQENKLLVGVTAHSIRTLHVFNQKQDVE; translated from the coding sequence ATGAAATCGTTTTTTTTATTAACCGTATTATTTATCACCGAGCAGGTTTATGCGAGTGAGCCTAAATTAAATTTAGCCTCTACGGATTTTGGCGCAGGTAAAATTATTCAAGCATTTATTATGCTGATTTTTATTATAGCCTTAATTTTAATTTTAGCCTTTTTTTTAAAACGTTCGGTACTATATCGTGGTGCTGCCACCGGTAATTTAAAAATTATTTCTACGTTGCCATTAGGAACCAAAGAACGCATAGTCTTAATTCAAACTCAAGAAAATAAACTGTTAGTGGGGGTCACAGCCCACTCTATACGCACGTTACACGTATTTAATCAAAAACAGGATGTGGAGTAA
- the fliN gene encoding flagellar motor switch protein FliN, producing the protein MANEGKLDSGDGSEVLSADELQNLNIDMFLDVNMTLSAEVGRTRIKLKDLLSLSKGSVVELNKLSGDPIDIMANGKLIAYGEVVSVGGKYGIRITSIASKRDRIKQFKDDY; encoded by the coding sequence ATGGCAAATGAAGGCAAACTCGATTCAGGTGATGGCAGTGAAGTGTTATCTGCCGATGAATTGCAAAATTTAAATATTGACATGTTCTTAGATGTGAACATGACTCTTTCCGCAGAAGTCGGGCGTACGCGAATTAAATTAAAAGATTTATTAAGTCTATCGAAAGGTTCTGTGGTCGAATTAAACAAATTATCGGGCGATCCGATTGATATAATGGCCAATGGAAAATTAATTGCCTATGGTGAAGTCGTTTCGGTGGGAGGGAAATACGGTATTCGCATTACCTCCATTGCGAGCAAGCGTGATCGCATTAAACAATTTAAAGATGATTACTGA
- a CDS encoding FliM/FliN family flagellar motor switch protein, with protein MDDLLSNEEIDALTANNDGDSLVRGGVEDNFELVDFTNAHNKTLMSFPGFNSLNEVFALEAGTALSKFLRRPLTVTARAPKLMTYSDYIASIEYPTSFNLIEFSNQHSMAFVQVSAGMLAIFINYLFGGMYADEVKVSKQFGKMEERITCRIINTILDMFVAVWRDIEPFVYTILQPMLKPNPINLLNETDRLLICGYTIRLEQKQLYFELALEASLLERLKPAIRNSSLRNINVKEERVWRKKLYENVLDIEFELLTRFPYMKIKFEELVNLKVGDVIALDNPTFVNVFLDDMKVYHASCGSANGSRVIEILEQIKL; from the coding sequence ATGGATGACTTACTATCGAACGAAGAAATTGATGCCTTAACGGCGAACAACGACGGTGATTCTCTTGTCCGTGGTGGCGTCGAAGATAATTTCGAATTAGTTGATTTCACCAATGCTCATAATAAAACTCTAATGAGTTTTCCAGGGTTTAATTCCTTAAACGAAGTATTTGCCTTGGAAGCAGGCACCGCGTTATCAAAATTCCTGCGTCGTCCGTTAACGGTTACTGCACGTGCGCCGAAGCTTATGACCTACAGCGACTATATTGCCAGCATTGAATATCCCACCTCATTTAATTTAATTGAATTTTCCAATCAACACAGCATGGCATTTGTTCAAGTCAGCGCCGGCATGTTGGCTATTTTTATTAATTATTTATTTGGTGGCATGTATGCCGATGAAGTGAAAGTGTCTAAACAATTTGGCAAAATGGAAGAGCGGATCACTTGCCGAATTATTAATACGATTTTAGATATGTTTGTGGCGGTTTGGCGCGATATTGAACCTTTTGTTTATACGATATTGCAACCCATGCTCAAACCCAATCCCATTAATTTATTAAACGAAACCGATCGCTTACTGATCTGTGGTTACACCATTCGCCTTGAACAAAAACAATTGTATTTTGAACTGGCTTTAGAAGCTTCATTATTAGAACGTTTAAAACCTGCCATTCGTAACAGCAGTTTGCGCAATATTAACGTCAAAGAAGAACGCGTCTGGCGAAAAAAATTATATGAAAATGTTTTAGACATAGAATTTGAATTATTAACTCGTTTTCCTTACATGAAAATTAAATTCGAAGAATTAGTGAATTTAAAAGTAGGGGATGTGATTGCGCTGGATAATCCCACTTTTGTCAATGTATTTTTAGACGATATGAAAGTTTATCATGCCAGTTGTGGTTCGGCGAACGGGTCACGGGTTATTGAAATTCTTGAACAAATTAAACTTTAA
- a CDS encoding flagellar protein FlgN, which translates to MSLNHPDLLALFDTIKVATENMNQVLADETEAIRKADLDAMTEVTEIKKSHLDTLQQAQQALYQAINFDDQQNISVTVAIEHVINQAAPAERSRLFARWNDVRQLLANCYRQNAINGNAINVNLNHMYAIMRSIRRVDENSLTYNGLGKLG; encoded by the coding sequence ATGAGTCTAAATCATCCTGATTTATTGGCCCTATTCGATACGATTAAAGTGGCCACGGAAAATATGAATCAAGTACTAGCCGATGAAACCGAGGCTATCCGTAAAGCCGATTTAGACGCCATGACCGAGGTCACGGAAATCAAAAAATCGCATTTAGATACCTTGCAACAAGCGCAGCAAGCCTTATATCAAGCAATTAATTTTGATGATCAACAAAATATTTCCGTCACCGTAGCCATTGAACACGTTATCAACCAAGCAGCACCCGCTGAACGCAGCCGTTTATTTGCGAGATGGAACGATGTTCGTCAACTCTTAGCTAATTGTTATCGGCAAAATGCCATTAATGGCAATGCAATTAATGTCAATTTAAATCACATGTATGCTATCATGCGTAGTATTCGTCGCGTCGATGAAAATAGCTTAACCTATAACGGCTTAGGAAAATTAGGTTAA
- the flgM gene encoding flagellar biosynthesis anti-sigma factor FlgM → MVDRINRTGANPPIFNHPKGTKEAGSNPTSSTPMQRTEKGEQVDVSDRLQTVITKLIAEAPPAEDVAKIKEIRQALADGTYEVDHDKIASELLMEYFTSDVTEGSDHESKSS, encoded by the coding sequence ATGGTGGATAGAATAAATCGCACAGGGGCTAATCCCCCGATATTTAATCATCCCAAGGGGACCAAAGAAGCGGGGTCAAATCCCACCTCGTCAACACCGATGCAGCGCACTGAAAAGGGCGAGCAAGTCGATGTTTCCGACAGATTGCAAACGGTGATCACCAAATTAATTGCAGAAGCACCACCCGCGGAAGATGTGGCTAAAATTAAGGAAATTCGTCAGGCCCTCGCCGATGGCACCTATGAAGTCGATCACGATAAAATCGCTTCAGAATTATTAATGGAATATTTTACCTCGGATGTTACAGAAGGTAGTGATCATGAGTCTAAATCATCCTGA
- the flgA gene encoding flagellar basal body P-ring formation protein FlgA has product MFYRWLSCTLLLLIVNLVHAQELQSHGSIQQQVTTFLKQHIKINPQQKMTIEPQAIDTRLQLPHCKERLHIFLPSSYQQNQAVRTVGVSCKHPKPWSIYISVKIAITSPVVVLKRSINRGEKITEADVMLQDYDINQLRFGYFSSLNAVDGMIAKQAISTNSVVLPQQVEAAKIIKRGQSVIIEAHGNSGIHVEMRGKALEDGALNQRIPVMNQSSKRTIEAVVVNKNRVRVPL; this is encoded by the coding sequence ATGTTTTACCGCTGGCTAAGTTGCACTCTGTTATTATTAATCGTTAATCTAGTGCACGCCCAAGAATTGCAAAGTCATGGATCCATTCAACAACAAGTCACGACCTTTCTTAAACAGCATATTAAAATTAATCCGCAACAAAAAATGACAATTGAACCGCAGGCAATTGATACCCGCTTACAATTACCGCACTGCAAAGAACGCTTACATATTTTTTTACCTTCCAGTTATCAACAAAATCAAGCCGTAAGAACGGTGGGTGTAAGTTGCAAACATCCCAAACCGTGGAGTATTTATATTTCTGTAAAAATAGCGATTACCTCACCTGTGGTGGTGTTAAAACGCAGTATTAATCGCGGAGAAAAAATCACAGAAGCCGATGTTATGCTGCAAGATTATGATATTAACCAATTACGTTTTGGCTATTTTAGCTCGCTCAACGCCGTTGACGGTATGATAGCCAAGCAAGCCATTTCCACGAATAGTGTGGTATTACCCCAACAAGTCGAAGCCGCTAAAATCATTAAACGTGGTCAATCTGTCATTATTGAAGCGCATGGTAATTCAGGCATTCACGTGGAAATGCGCGGTAAAGCCTTAGAAGATGGCGCGCTCAATCAACGAATACCAGTAATGAATCAGTCTTCAAAACGTACCATTGAAGCGGTTGTGGTCAATAAAAATCGGGTTCGCGTGCCCTTGTAA